CGCTATGCCGCAAGAGACCGCAGGCTAGCTACGAGGCAGAAAGCTGACGCCGATCCAGTGAACGTTATCGCGGCTAAGTTAGCGGGCTAGCTAGCTTAGCGAGCTAACGATGGGGGGGGGAGTGTGGTCCTCTCCCAGGCGTCGAGACAAACCAGTTCCCTCAAAAATCAAACCGGCAGTGGGGTGTTTTCCGCGGCGAACACAGCTCCAGAAGCTCTGCCACTTGTCAGAGGGCGTTCTCAGAGGAGACATCCATGTGATAAGACCTTGAACATGACTGTCGGTTCGGTCGCCAGTAGCGCTATGCGGTCAGATCACTCTCTCTCCGGGCGGACGTGCTGCCTCTACCTCGGTCTGTCTGAGTGAGAGAGGTTGGCTGCTGAtgtgcagagcaaacacagGCAGCATCACTGCTCATCCCTCCCTTAACTAACTCAACCCGGAAGAAATACTCAAACTGATCCCATCCTCTGTTACATAGTCTGCAAAGATCTAAAAGTTTGGCCAGAATTGGGGGTCAGAGGTTCAGGGATCATACACCATCCACAGAAAACAATACACATCTGGTCATTTATGCATGATTTTAGTCTTTAAAATGTAGTTGACCTATTGATAATCAAGGCAAACAGTCATTAGGCCAATAATTAGAACTCATACATTACAAGCCACTAAAGGGTAAACCTAGTATCTTATCATGGCTATAGctaattaatgtaataatttaaaacagagCACTCACTAAATCATAACTATATCCAAAAAGTTCTATGTCATCCATCTTTTTGAAAGAACCAGAGAAGAATACAGTACAGAGAGTGTGAAAAGTATTTGTCCTGCagaaaacaggaataaaaacttaaaactatGTTTGCTTTATAAATACACAATGaacatcacaataaaatgtcttaCAAATCTTTTGTTCATGGCAAAGGTTTGTAGAATGTGGGGCATATTTAACTACCTGCAAAAACAAGATATATTAGAAATCATGATAGATTCCAACTACTGTCCCCTGAACCTGTCAGTCTATATTAATCAAAGCTGCTGTATCAggtcatgatgatgatgtagtaTTGACAGTGCAGACACACTTTTGTTTCAAATTCTATTGAATAGATCTGTGGGGAGATCTAACCGGTCTGTATGACACAGGGTCATAACTTTCACCTCTTTTTATTGGCCACTGTTTGCAAACATACCATCAAACCAATAAGGCCTTAGATGCAGTTAGGGGCTTGTTATATACTGAGGATAAAAACTCAACTGTAAAATAggaaaaaactgagaaaagagaATGGAGAATAAAACAGTCTCCTCTTTTTTACCACTAGAAAAAGGACATCAGTTTGTGGCAAATGGGATACTTTCAGTTACAAGAAGCTATAAATAAGATGTCAACAGTATTGCTCACTATTACCTGTTCCATCAGGGGAGTGTTTAAATGTCTTGACTGCAGGCATAACCTTTTTTTCATCACAATTTATCACCAGAATAAGAGAAGCTCTTGGGAGAGCTCAGTCCGCTGCCAGTGCCAGGCAGAGCTCGCTGCCCAACTCAGTGAGTTCATTTTCTTCAGTTGATACCAATTTATTGACTGCTCATTCACAGGGATGGTAAATTCTGTTTATGATTGGCAATGCAGTCCCAGTTGTAATTCTGTGAAAGATTCTCTGTGGCCAATATATGATGCACAAGATATGGTGGCAGTCCAATTTCTCAGAGTTACACATGCAAATTGGTCTGTGTTGGCATCACTGCCAAACTCCTGTTGCACATAATGAAGTCAGCGAGGAGCCGTGTCTCATTTTTATGACTCAACGTTCtacctgcacagacagaaaactctCTGCCTCGACTTGATGAGATGTGAATAGCAATACAGCTACACTTCTAGGTCAGGTCATGCAGAATGTATTCAGGAAGAGAAATTCAGTGCGGTGAATGATTCAATATGTGATACACACAGCCTATTTGCATTCTCCCCTGACAAGCTTGTATTAGtcataaaacatctgcaaaagGCTTTCATAACCTTGTTCTTTACGTTGTTGCCTCTAattctatttttcatttgcagGACAAAACCTACTTTCAGTTGCACCAAACCCATTTTAAATCTGCAATCGTTCTAATGTTGACATGTTAACTGTATTTCTGTTATCCTTTAGATGCAAACGTTGTCCACATCTTCTGTACAGCATGTTTTGGGGTTAAAGAAGCAGAATTTAGTTATAGCTAACAAAATAGGAAAGAAGGGGAGCATCTTCTTGGCCAAAACACCACTGACACATCCTTAAGCAATGCACTAAACAAATGATAATTTATCAGACATAGAAGTTAACTGTGATGTGAGGCTGTGAGATTAATTTTCTGTTAATAACCTTGAAATATAGCTTTTGTATATGCTTTAAATATTGCAAATGTCGCAGATACTGCAGCTGATAAGCTGATAAGTTAAAAGCACATATTTCACATGAAAATGATCTCTCATTCACCACACAGTCATCTTTCCATATATACAAATGTCCCCAGAGTAGATGGAGTCTGCTTACACCCATGCATTGATGCATTCACACGTGTAAGAGGCTATCCATTCCCATTATAAACACTGACACATATCCAGCACCAGTCAATGAGCTGCTGTCACAGATCAATACGTTGTGCTTCAGGCTGTGGCTAacagtttactgtaaatgtttggcTTGCCAAACCTAGAGTGTAGAGCAAACAACTCTGCCGTTTAATCTACTTTTAAATTATGTTAGCTTGAAAATGAACTTCACAGTGAAAATGCTTTTTCAATGGccttttacagtaaaatgacaGCTTcaagaacagaacaaacagctGAGGGCAACACAGAACAGCTTCCTTTGTTTGACAGAGTAGGTCTGTGTGACACCCAGATGTGTGAGGACTGACAAAATACAGATGTTGGAAAATCTTTTACTTCTATGTCACTGGTTCCATCATGCTGCTCCaaccttctgtctgtctgaataCAGGATGTGTTCATAAAGAATGGAGTGTGTGGATCCAATAACCCACAGTTACAGTTGACTTGATAGTTTAACTTCACCCATAaaacattcatttctgtttgcaATTGAGCTCACACAGAGTCTCTACATATACTTTATTCATGTAgctggcagcagcagtgtgcctgcactgaaaaatgaatgagaCATTTGGAAAGACCTTCCTCTAAATCAGCATTTCCCCTGCGAGTGTGGGCCTCTAGTCACTATAAAGCAGGACAAGGACAGCAAAGTAGAAGTAAagcttctctgtttgtgttccAAATCCACCTGCACACATACAAGCATTACACCAGCATCCCTGAGTTCATCAGGGTCTCTGCAGTAGCTGTGTAGAATTTGGATGTGGTACATCTCTGCTGTGGAGATTTGTGGATGCTGACAGGGCACTCCCTGGTGGGCCAGTGCAGACTGATGGATATGCTAGAGGCACTTTCCCCTCACAGGTGTTTGTGCAAAACACTGTGAATAAGCAACTAGAGAATAACCATGTACCTCCTACAGCACGGCGTCCTGCTCTAATCAACCAGCAGATTGCTGGAGGCCACTTCCACCTGCAGAGTAATGCTTGACAGGCAAGCTAGTTTAAGAACTACATTATAGATCCTTCAAAGTAATCACACTCCCACCCTTTCACAGGTCAGATTAAATGAAGACTTTCACTATACCTATATTGTTATACCTATATTCATATAGATTTTAATAGGCTTACTCAAATGCTGTACAGGTCTAATAGAGTTTGACTGCAGTGCCTCCCAACCTGTGAACTGCAACCTTGTATGGTGCAACAAGATAGACATGAAGAGGTTGCACTGGGATGATTCATGACACAGTTATAGAAAAATAAAGCTCCACTGAATTTTAGATTTGGTTTTCTTCCTGACATTTCCAGTCTAGATAAAATATAGTGTAGCTTTTCCTCCTCAGGCTTCTAATATATATTCATATGAGAAATCTCACACATTAAGAGGGGACAATCACTCTTCCTAGGTTAAACCTGCTTTCAACTCTGTACATGCAGCTTAATTGCAGGGAATGTTAGGAACAAATTGTTGGCACACACTGCTAAACGATAATTGGTAAGAAACTAATAAGAAACGAATCAATTCATCAGGCCCACCACTAAGAATGTAACAACATTGGAAACACACATATTACCTTTTTTGGTATTCTGTGTGCACAGTTTGTGACAGCAAATAGAGGCACAGGACAGACTGTTACTTAATAACAGGTTGTGAGACACCAAATGGGaagtcattttcattcattcatattattCATACTGAATTGAGGATTGCATAACTGACCTGATGGCTCACAATGTAACTCATCTCATAAAGTTCCTATTTTTTAAAAGGCGAGTGATTAGTTTGAGGCTTAACTTCAGGCCAAAGAGCACGTCATTTGTCTAAGGCGGCAATATGTCCTGTTTGTTTAGACCAGTATGTGTGCTTCCTGAACGTTTATTTACTTTGAAGGGGATTTCTTCAGTGACatcaataacatttttaaaaaagagttAAATCAATACAGGTTCTCtaagaagaaaaatgtataatatcACTAGAAAAATACCATTAATCAAACAAGACATTAGGTGCTATAATTGCTCTATTTTGCTACATCcattttacataaatatgaattttTGAGTCGGAGTCTGGTTGCAGAAACCCCAGTTAGCCACATGGTGCCAGCAACACTCCACTGAAAGAAGCAGAGGGCGCAGACGCCCCCAAACTCAATACTTTGGAGTATTGAACTGATTAATCACTGACATAATATTAGAactaatattaaaaaagaagaataaatcGAACCATGAGTACGAGTTTGCCTATTTGTGCATTTTCCACCtgtacaaaataacacaaacaaaaaataataacaatattttttacttAATGTTTTATTAGGAATGTTCTCATTTAGGCGACATTTAGCACCCAATTGTTACCTTCCAGACAATTTgggttacataaaaaaaactgcaggatTTTATGGAGTAAATAATACAAGCATGAAGCAATCAAGcacacataaaatgtgatggCTTTGCTGAGCACGGTGTCAACCTCTAGAATATGAAGGTGGTTATATGTTTGCAtggtaaggtacagtaaggaAAGGTAACAGGAGTAGATTAGagacatcacatcatcacaaatctaattaaaacaCCATAATAGAATAAATGTAGAATACAGTGTAAAAAGACttgataattattttaattttaatttaattatttcagcaATACAGCAGGCACTTCATCTCCTGTtgtgatgattattttttttctgcatttatatTCAGGTAGATACAATAACAGTTCTtgtggtttcctgtttttacaATTGTGATAAAATTTAAAACGTTAGCGGAAGTGAATCTTTTTCATTTCCGGGTGAAGCGGTGTTTACACTCCGGATGGTGGGCAGCTAATGCTAAGTGCTAAATGTGAGAAAGCAGCGTTTACACCgtatatttgacattttacgGCTTCTTGGATGCGGGCTAAGGACAGATGGCCTCTCAGATATCTATAACTGTGAGAGCTCAGTCGTCTGCCGCCAGCTCCGCCGCTCTCCGGGGGAAGAAACGCCCCGGGAGTCCGGCGGTGTCTGCCGCTCAGCAGAACCCGGGGAGCagcaacaagaagaagaagcaaccGACAGTGACacccacagcacagacacaggtaACAGGAAAAAGAACCGTGGCCTTGAGGATCTTTATAGTGTTTTAGTGACACTGTCTTAACGTCATTATGTTAGTGTAACCTGTTATGTTAAGACTGGGCACTTACAGCATTGGTTAATGGCTTTAGTTAACCATCAGGGTCCTCTTAGCTGAACAGTATGCTGTGGGTCATTGTCATAATCTGTTTGTTCATCCTGTCATCAACTCTGACCATTCTTCCTGTCAtcgctgccaccaccatgcttgGTATAACCAGGTGATGAGCAGTGCAGGGTGTTTCTGAGGCCCCTTCTTATCCTCTAATGAGTGTAATGAATTGACGTATTAGTATTTTACGTGTTTTTGAGTGTTTTGTATGTATAGCCAATTGTGTTTACattataaacacaaaaatgcaacaGCGTAGGTGGCTACTGCTTGTCTGAACAgttgtcttttgtgtttcatcAGATCACAGTAGTGGAGACGGTGGCAGAGGTGAAGGCAGTGGGATCAGTCGACAGTGCTCCACCTGCTCCTGCAGAGTCCACAGCAAAGCCTCCACCATTCAAAGACCCTACATTTATGGTGAGGGGCTGTGCCCACTTGAATTTAAGCTTTAGCTCTTCTGTTGCTTTGACCTCAATTGTCCTGTTACTATTTACTGCAGCATTCTGGGATtggtggagcagcagctggtaaaaaaaacaggacGTGGAAGAATCTCAAACAGATCCTGGCTTTAGAGCGGACTTTACCCTGGAAGCTGAATGACCCCAACTGtgagtttttaaattttttttttctaggttgtgtttgtgtacatttatttaagcCAAATTTcaattttcagatttttcagaCTATTCATTTATGCTGATATGAGTACAGATTTATGCCTACAACTTGACAAATTTAAAGGCAGTTTGGGCATTTTTAAGAGGAAATGATACAGTTTCATAGTATTATTACATGAAATATAAGATATAATATTTCAGTTGTAGAAATAATATTTCagttgtagaaaaaaaaattataatagtTTGATACTATTTACTAGTTCAATTCATAACTCTTCTGTGTTCACAGACTTCAACATTGATGCACCTCCTTCGTTAAAGCCAGCCAAGAAATACTCTGATATTTCTGGACTCCCTGTGAGTAATTAAGTTGTTAAAATCCTAATTATACCATGAATAACATTAATTTTAAGTCTTGTTTAAACCACAAACTGAATAATCTCTCCTGTCTTTCCTCAGGCAAACTACACAGACCCTCAGACAAAGCTGCGCTTCACATCCTCTGAGGAGTTCTCCTACATCCGCCTCCTCCCAACTGATGTTGTTACAGGCTACCTAGCCCTTCGAAAGGCAACTTGCATTGTACCCTGACAGCTGAGCGAGACTTGAAACCTGAAACGGGTtcaaatcaaaactgagctCATGTCAGTGTAGGAGACTGTGTAGGAGACAGAAACGAGACTGAGAGCACAGGCTGCGCACAGAGAGGCAACCCATCTGTGAACATCAGTGATGTTCTCTGGCTGACCTTTGCTGATATTTGCACTGATGTACTGAGGAGTCATTCTTGTTACTGTGTGACAAATATGAAATGTGTAAAGAAATGTTGCTGCAAGGATCAGATCGTTTGTTAGTCTTTTTGAAATACGACTTGAATTTCATGCTCAATTTTGATTTCAATATGTCTCTTTCCTGTACTTCTTGTATAAATATACACTTACTTGCTACTTGTACAGTCTAATACAGTCTAATGCAATctaaatacagcagctctgtcatgaaTTCTACTTATACAAAGTTTCAGAAgctattaaaacacataaaacagccTGTTGTTCTGCATGTCATGTTACAAAATACAAGCATTAGCCTTTGAGCAAATGAGTGAGTGTAAAGTTCTCTCAGCTCTGTACTCTGATGAAGCTGATTAAAGCTGTATAGCACATCTGTGAGAGAGTCAGATCGGCATTTCCTTTACTGTTGTGGCATCAAAATCTCAACATAGTGATTAATGACCAGCGCCACAGCTTTCTGCTACCCAAGCatgtgtgatgtcagtgtgtgtgtgtgtgtgagtgagtaagtCTTTGTTGACTTTGGCTCTCTCTATGGTGAGTCTACCCAAGAAGATGTACAGcagtagttttagtttgtgtttaggGATATGTTTAAAGTCATCATCAAGTAAGGGTTTGGGTTTTTAGGGTCAGTCCGAGAGTACTATTAAGTAAATTAGCTATTTCTCTCCCTTTCAACCAACAAATCTTGCTGGTACACCAGCCTTGCAACCACACTTTGTCACCACAAGGATGTGCCATTGCTTTGCTTATCATtgacacacaaaatacactatACACAATACTCAGTGTGTTTGGTTTATGAAGTTGCACAGCGAGTCGGTAAATTCACACTCAAGTGTGAGCTAATCGTTGCCTAGGATTTATTAACTCACACTGATGCAGGAGAATTTGTCTCTATTCAACCACCGTTCAGATTGCCTCCCACATATCATCGGTGGTTGATGAACTTCACCAATCAGTGATAGGCTCTAATATATCAAGCCAACATGCTAAAATAAAACCTAcataataaatgacaaacattaGCGTTATACAGCTTCATAAAAGTGACAGTGCATATTGATGGTAGTGCACATAGCATCATGATAAACTGTTGTAGGAACATGAACTCGCTGATTGAAACAGGCTGTGAATTAATGTATGCAGTTTAGAACTACAGCTCAATCATATAATAACCATAATTAAGAAATTGATAGTGATGTGCGTAATATGGCTCCTCTTCCGTTGGCAAATACTGCACTGCACaagatgtgtgttttcaggcaGCACACACACCGATAGCTGAAATCAATGAGTGGCTTTTCTGTTGATTTTGCTAAACTTCTGCAGCAAGTTTCTCAGACACTGCAGAGATAAACTCTGTGAACTAATGTCATCTTGGTGCTCTTTAAGTCCTGTCTGCACTCAGGTTAGTGTCATTGCCATATTTTAATGACCATGGCATCTGTGCTGCATATTGACTACAGACAGTAATTACATTGTTTCTCTCACTACCCAGTACACGCCGTTCTTACCACGTTCTTTCCACGCTGTTGGACCTATTGCCTGTAATTTTACCAACAACGAAGGAATTGTCATTTGGCAAATTTAGCTTAGAGGTTTTACATAGACAAGCTGGTCATATTTGATGTTATTATTGAGTGTGATGTCTCATTTGTGAAAAAACTGTCACATAAGAAGCCCAGCCCATACAGACATAAAGACCTTTTACAACAAGTTGATAAAAGGCTGTTGATAGAAATCATTTTGCATTACTCATCTGACATGTCTTCttaaaatacacatataaaaaacCCTCAAATGTCAGGTCAGAGAAATGGACTTCACCACAGGCTCTGGTGAGTTGATCAATAGCACGACCAACTCCAGTAAATGCTGAGCCAGCAGAggaacttttttatttatgtttttgacCTATTGGAATGGCAGAAGTCTGATAGTCAATTTCCTTACTTCCTGTTAACAACTATATAACAGTCTGAAACTGTTAGATGCTACTACAGGATATAAATTAGTTTGCTACAATGGTAAATGTATCTTTACGGTGAACTTCTTGACCATAACACTGTACACCTATTCAAGGACAGTGACAATGATGGCTGCTAAACACAGGATACTTATGCTGAAGTGCTATTTGTACAATTGTGTTATAGTGGAAAAATTATCTTTAGAACATGTTTAAAATTTCCTGATGCCAACCGTCACACTTGTTACCTTCACTTTTTGCAGCAATTGCTGTACATGTGAAGAAAGACGAGAGCTCTCATATTCTAGCCTCTACAATCCTCACATAACCTCGGTATTAGAGATGAAGGAGTGCAGCTGAAATCTAAATCAAGTTTGCCTAGAGATGACAGAGGGACTGTCCCCGCACCACCACCccatgtttttaaatcacactCATTCAGCTGGCattcacaacagaaaacatggcTCCCAGTGGATTAAACCTAtaaattatttgaattaaatCCTCAGTCTGTTTATAGATCTCTTATAGAGAAGACTGCTTCAACTTTAGAATTCACTTACACTGTATTTGCCTTATTATTGTAAGATTGATTCTGTACTTCAGCATGCaaagccagtttcctcctgtgCATGAAGATTTAGAGCTCGAAATGCTGGactcagagaaaaacaatacCTTCACTCGCCTTCACTCACTGTATCAGCTCATAATGAGACTTCCATAGTACAACTGATGGAAGAatcatattatcatatttaaatatacatatttaaaaataatgtatatgCTAATTACTGAGCTTTTAGGTTACTGGTACATGAAGCTGTCAACAAAGTCAAACTAGCTCAAGTTGTTCATGTCCGGAACATCTTTAATCTTAGCTTGCAGCTATATTTTGATCTTGTATTTTTGCCCTTCACCACCTTCAttgtttcactttgtcactGCTTGTGCGATTTGTCACTGTCGTAACGGGGGCAAACCACAtgaaaactgatgtttttaagTGTAACTGATCATGGCGTTGCTGCccacacagtgacacactttCACGGTTCACTTAGCCGAGAAAAAGCACTGATGTCTgccccccccttttttttgtctccttgttTAAATGCAGACTGAGAGAATGTGATGAGTTACCAGTTGTTATTGGTCTGTAGAGGTCAAACAGCAAAATGTCATCAGATAGCTAATCAACTCATTCAGATATCATTACACTAGGCTAAATCCCTGTTAATCCCACTGAAGATTCAATCAGTGTTGTTGCACAGGTCAGCGTGTTCCtcagagtgtgtatgtgcactcaCACGAAGGCACAAGGGACATTGAGAAAGGTAATTCTTCACGTTGATGGACAATGATTGTCCTCTAACGGGCCATGTCCACTGTCTTCCTTACGTCTTTGCTTTCCTGCCTTGTCTGCTCCTATTTCAACCTACTCTCCTatcctgtcttctctctcaACACCTGATGCTGC
This genomic stretch from Anabas testudineus chromosome 16, fAnaTes1.2, whole genome shotgun sequence harbors:
- the ino80c gene encoding INO80 complex subunit C: MASQISITVRAQSSAASSAALRGKKRPGSPAVSAAQQNPGSSNKKKKQPTVTPTAQTQITVVETVAEVKAVGSVDSAPPAPAESTAKPPPFKDPTFMHSGIGGAAAGKKNRTWKNLKQILALERTLPWKLNDPNYFNIDAPPSLKPAKKYSDISGLPANYTDPQTKLRFTSSEEFSYIRLLPTDVVTGYLALRKATCIVP